In Mangifera indica cultivar Alphonso chromosome 1, CATAS_Mindica_2.1, whole genome shotgun sequence, a single genomic region encodes these proteins:
- the LOC123211747 gene encoding cytosolic sulfotransferase 15-like: MMHISESDNYPLIPAFQKVSMETSAAIGELSNEIQQLLLNLPREKGWDANPLYQYQGFWAQSKLIPAIISFQRHFQAEDGDIILTSFPKSGTTWLKALAFTIINRTRFPLQNCPLFTTTPHQLVPFLELNLYWKNESPNLEDIPKPKILATHLPYASLPNSILNSGCRIVYVARNPLDQFISHWKFLSSLQDPNTNLVSMEEAFKKICNGVQSYGPVWEHVLGYWKASQENPEKVLFLKYEDMQENIIFNIKNLANFLGCAFSQVEERQGVVKEISKICSFDNLKNLEVNKHGKYSKLGFGNEAFFRKGTVGDWSNYLTSSMSDRLENILEEKLCGSGLSFKK; this comes from the coding sequence ATGATGCATATTTCCGAATCCGACAATTACCCCTTGATCCCTGCATTCCAAAAAGTATCCATGGAGACCTCTGCTGCAATAGGGGAGCTAAGCAATGAGATTCAACAGCTACTCCTGAACCTTCCAAGAGAGAAAGGCTGGGATGCAAATCCTCTCTACCAATACCAAGGGTTTTGGGCTCAATCAAAACTCATTCCCGCCATAATCTCCTTTCAGAGACACTTCCAAGCGGAAGACGGTGACATAATATTAACCAGCTTTCCGAAATCAGGCACCACTTGGTTAAAAGCCCTCGCTTTCACCATTATCAACCGTACTCGTTTTCCTCTACAAAATTGCCCCTTGTTCACCACCACTCCTCATCAGCTTGTTCCTTTCTTGGAGCTTAATCTTTATTGGAAAAATGAATCTCCTAATCTTGAAGACATTCCCAAGCCAAAGATTTTGGCCACCCATCTCCCATATGCTTCATTACCCAATTCCATCTTGAATTCTGGTTGCCGCATTGTTTATGTAGCCAGAAATCCTCTGGATCAATTCATCTCCCATTGGAAATTTTTGTCTTCATTGCAAGACCCAAACACGAATCTGGTTTCAATGGAGGAAGCTTTCAAGAAGATTTGCAATGGAGTCCAATCCTATGGTCCCGTTTGGGAACATGTGTTGGGGTACTGGAAGGCCAGTCAAGAGAACCCAGAAAAGGTGCTCTTTCTGAAATATGAAGACATGCAAGAGAACATCATATTTAATATCAAGAATTTGGCCAATTTCTTAGGATGTGCTTTCAGTCAGGTTGAAGAGAGGCAAGGAGTggtaaaagaaatatcaaagaTTTGTAGTTTTGATAATCTGAAAAATTTAGAGGTGAACAAGCATGGTAAATACAGTAAGCTTGGATTTGGAAATGAAGCGTTTTTCAGGAAAGGTACTGTGGGAGATTGGAGCAATTATTTAACATCTTCAATGTCGGATCGCTTGGAGAATATACTCGAAGAAAAGCTATGCGGCTCAGGTTTGTCCTTCAAGAAATAA